The Mycolicibacterium fluoranthenivorans genomic interval CTGGACCGGTAGCTAGCGCCGCCGGCGGGCGGGAGCGAAGCGACCAGGGGATCGGTTCAACGTGGATCTCGGGTTTGACGGGGCGAGTGCTGTCGTCGTCGGCGGCGGTCGCGGCATGGGGCTGGCCACGGCCAGGTGCCTGGCGCAGGACGGCGCGAAGGTCGCGATCGTCGGGCGATCCCGGGACGTCCTCGATGCCGCCGCGCGCGAGCTGACTCGTTTGGGCAGTCCGGATGCGGTGGGTGTCGTCGCCGATATCGGCGACGACACCGATGTGCATCGGGCCTTCGACGAGATCGGCCGACGCTGGGACGGCACGCTCAATGCTCTGATCAACACCGTCGGCCCTGCTGCGGCAGGCGATTTCGAGGCACTCACCGATGACGAGTGGCAGGCCGCGTTCGACGCCGGCGTGATGGGCATGGTGCGTTGCGTGCGGGCCGCCCTGCCATTGCTGCGCCGTGCCGAGTGGGCTCGTATCGTCAACTTCTCCGCACACTCCACACAGCGGCAGAGCACCCGGCTGCCGGCCTTCACCGCGGCCAAGGCCGCGGTGAACAGCGTGTCGAAAAACCTGTCGTTGCTGCTGGCCAAGGACGAGATCATGGTCAATGTGCTGTCCCCGGGCAGTATCTCGTCGGAAGCGCTGCTGCACTGGGCCGATTCGGTGGGGATCGACGGCACCGACCCCTACCGGCTGATGTCGGCCATCGACGAGCACTTCGGCCACCCGGCGCACCTGCCGCGCGCGGGCCTGCCCGACGAAATCGGCCCGGTGGCAGCCTTTCTGGCGTCAAAGCGCAACTCGTACATGACCGGGGCGAACGTCAACGTCGACGGTGGCAGCGATTTCGTCTGACCGGGCACACCCAACGCGGTGACCACCCGTGTTCGCGCCCGCTCCAAGCCAAACCTCCGGTCGTGGCGAAGCCCCGGCATGACGGGAGTTTTCCGCTGGTAGCGGGGCATGCAGCGGCTTGCGGAATGTATTACCGATAGGTATACAGTATCTATGGCCAGTGAGACGTCGCACAGTGATGCGGTCCTGTATGAGGTCACCGATACCGGCGTCGCGGTCATCACCCTGAACCGGCCCGAGCGGCTGAACTCCTGGGGTGCCGATATCTCCGCCGGGGTGTACGCCAGGTTCGACCGCGCCGAGGCCGATCCGGCGGTCCGGGTGATCGTGCTGACCGGCACCGGCCGCGGGTTCTGTGCCGGCGCGCACATGGGTGCGATGCAGGATCTGGGTGCATCGATCAGCGGCGACACCGACGTCAGCAAGATCGTCGGGGAGCGTCATCCACACTTCCTGACCGCCCTGCGCAAACCCGTCATCGCGGCGATCAACGGTGCCTGCGTCGGGATCGGACTGACCCACGCACTGATGTGCGATGTCAGGTTCGCCGCGTCCGGCGCGAAGTTCGCGACGGCCTTTCCGCGCCGTGGGTTGATCGGCGAGTACGGCATCACCTGGATCCTGCCGCGACTGGCCGGCTGGGGTGCGGCGGCGGATCTGCTGCTGTCCGGGCGCACCTTCTACTCGGAAGAGGCTCAGCGGCTCGGCTTGGTGAAAGAGGTTGTGGCGCCGCAGGATCTGTTGAAACGCGCGCTGGAGTATGCCGAGGACCTGGCCCGCAACTGCTCGCCGGCGTCCATGGCCGTGATCAAGGCACAGCTCTACGGCGATGCCACCGATGAGGTGGTGAACGTCAGCTCCCGCGCCGAGACCCTGATGCACGAATCGATGGTCCGGCCGGATCTTGTCGAAGGCATCACCGCATTCTTCGAGAAACGCCCCCCGAATTTCCCGCCGCTTGCTTGATTGGAAGGAATGACCATGACCGATACACCCGAGCGCCTCCCGTACCTGGCCGTCGACGTCGATAACCACTACTACGAGCCGATCGACGCGTTCACCCGGCACCTGCCCAAGGAATTCCGCAGCCGCGGCGTCCAGATGGTGCAGGACGGCAAACGCACGCTCGCGGTGTTCGGCGGCACGGTCAACCACTTCATCCCGAACCCGACCTTCGACCCGATCATCGAACCCGGCTGCCTGGATCTGCTGTTCCGCGGTGAGATCCCCGAGGGTGTCGATCCGGCCTCGCTGATGAAGGTGGACCGGCTGGCCGACCATCCCGAGTATCAGAACCGGGACGCCCGGCTGACGGTGCTCGACCGGCAACACCTGGAGACGGTGTTCATGCTGCCGACCTTCGCCTGCGGAGTGGAGGAGGGCCTCAAACACGATATCGAGGCCACCATGGCCTCGGTGCACGCGTTCAACCTGTGGCTGGATGAGGACTGGGGATTCGAGCGACCCGACGGCCGCTTCGTGTCGGCTCCGATCATCTCGCTGGCCGACCCCGTCAAGGCGGTCGCGGAGGTCGAGTTCGTGATCGGCCGGGGAGCCAAGCTGGTGTGCGTGCGACCAGCGCCGGTTCCGGGCGAGGTCCGGCCCCGGTCGCTCGGGGATCCCGCCCACGATCCGGTGTGGGCCCGGCTGGCCGAGGCCGGTGTCGTGGTGGTCTTCCATCTGTCCGACTCCGGCTACATGGCGATCCCCGCGTTGTGGGGCGGTAGCGGCGTGTTCCAGGGATTCGGCAAGCGCGATCCGCTGGACATGGTGATCATGGACGACCGCGCGATCCACGACACCATGGCGTCGATGATCGTGCACCAGGTCTTCACCCGGCACCCCAAACTCAAGGTCGCCAGCATCGAGAACGGTTCGTACTTCGTCTACCGGCTGATCAAGCGTCTGAAGAAGGCGGCCAACAACGCGCCGTATCACTTCAAGGAGGATCCGGTCGAGCAGCTGCGTAACAATGTCTGGATCGCGCCGTACTACGAGGATGACGTCAAACTGCTCGCGGCCACCATCGGCGTGGACAAAATCCTGTTCGGTTCGGACTGGCCGCACGGCGAGGGGCTGGCCGACCCGACCACCTTCACCGCCGATATTCCGCAGTTCCCCGAGTTCAGCCTCGAAGACACTCGAAAGGTGATGCGCGACAACGCACTCGAACTCCTCGGTGATCTGCACCGAATCGCGCCCGGTGTCGCACATCTGACGGTGCCGGCCTAGCTCCCGCCGTGCCCGAGTGGACCATCGGCGCCGTCATCGACGCCATCGCCGACGCGGTTCCGGACTGTGAGATGACGGTGTGCGGATCGCGGCGCACGACCTTTGCCGACGGTGCGGACCGAACCCGCAGGCTGGCGAACTTTCTGGCCGCCAACGGACTCGGCGCGCACACCGAACGCGGTGAGCTGAACCGCTGGGAGTGCGGCCAGGACAGGGTTGCACTGTTGATGCACAACGACCTGTACCCGGAGATGGTCATCGGCGCCCTGAAGGCACGCACGGTGCCGGTCAACGTCAATTACTACTACTCGCCCGGAGAGGTCGCCGACCTGCTGGCGTACCTGGCGCCGCGGGCGGTGATCTATCACCGTTCGCTGGGCGCGAGGTTCGCTTCTGTGTTGCGCGATGCGGCACGGAGCGGCGATCTGTTGATCTCGGTCGACGATGGGGAAGGCCCCGAGCTGGCGGGTTCGATCTCACTGGACGACGCACTGGCCCAGGGTGATTCCGATTGCGTGGGTCCGGTGTCTCCGGACGACCTGCTGATGATCTGTACCGGTGGCACCACGGGCCGTCCCAAAGGGGTGCTGTGGCGTCAAGGTGACATCTACGTGTCGTCGATGAACGGGGCCGATCACGACGCGGTCGAGGAGATCCACACCAAGGTCACCCAAGCCGGGCCGCCCTGGTTCGCGGTGTCCCCGCTGATGCATGCCGCGGGAATGTGGACCGCGTTCTCCGGTCTGCTGTCCGGCCAGACCGTCGTACTGCACGACACCAAGCCGAAGTTCGATCCGCGGACGGTGCTTGCCACGGCAGAGCGCGAGAGGATCGGCCTGATGACCCTGGTCGGCGATGCCTATGCCGCACCATTGGTGGAGGAATTGACACGGCGGTCCTACGACCTGTCGTCGATGTTCGCGATCGGCACCGGCGGTGCCGCGACCAATCCCACACACCAACGGGCGCTGTTGGAACACATACCGCAGATCACCATCATCAACGGCTTCGGCTCCTCCGAGACCGGAAACATGGGGTTCGGGCACACCCGGCGTGAGACCCCCACCGCCGATACCTTCCAGCTGCGGGCCGGCGGTTTGGTGCTCGCCGAGGATTACTCCCGGTTCCTGACACCGGGAGAGCCCGAGGTCGGCTGGGTGGCCCGTAACGGGCGAATCCCGCTGGGCTACTTCAACGATGCGGCCGCCACCGCCCGTACCTTCCCCGAGGTTGCCGGGCAGCGGGTGGTGGTCTCGGGTGATCGTGCGGCCCTGGAGCCCGACGGGTCGCTGCGCTTGTACGGCCGGGATTCGCTGGTTGTCAACACCGGTGGTGAGAAGGTTTTCGTCGAGGAGGTCGAAGAGGTGCTGCGTGCGCACCCCGGCGTTGCGGATGCTCTGGTGGTGGGTCGGCCCAGCGAACGCTGGGGTCAAGAGGTCGTCGGGATCGTCTCGGTACGGCCGCGGACCGAGGTGGGCACCGAGGAGCTTCGCGAGCACTGCGCGACACGGTTGGCGCGCTTCAAGATCCCCAAGGACGTGCTGTACGTCGATCAGATCCGCAGGCTCGGCAACGGCAAGGCCGACTATCGGTGGGCCAAAGAATGCGCGGTCGAAGGAGTCAAGGCATGACAAGTAGCGCCCGTCCAGTCATCGATTGTCTGGCCAACGTGCATTTCGGTGAGACGGAGAACCAGCCTGCCTTCATGACGAAGGTGCGCGACGACTACTTCAAGGGCCCGAAATCGATGTACGACCCCATCGATCTGGCCGAACTGCTCGACGAGATGGACACCCACGGTGTGCGGCGCGCCATCCTGATGGACTCGCTGGCCAAGCCGTCGGTGACAGCACGCAAGTTCGTCGATGCCCATCCCGACCGCTTCGCGCTGGCGATGGGCGGGGTGAACCTGCTACGGCCCATCCCGTCGCTGCGCGAGCTCGCGGCCATCGCCAACGATCTACCCGTCGCGTATGCCGTTGTCGGACCGAGCTTCTGGGGCGACGGCCAGTATCCGCCGAGCGACGCGGTGTACTACCCGCTCTACACCAAGTGCGCCGAATGGGAACTTCCCTTGTGCGTCAACACCGGTATCCCGGGACCGCCGATCCCCGGCGAGGTGCAGAACCCGATTCACCTGGACCGGGTCTGCGTACGATTCCCCGAACTCAAGCTGTGCATGATTCACGGCGCCGACCCGTGGTGGGATATCGCGATCCGGATGTTGATGAAGTATCAGAACCTTCGCTTGATGACGTCGGCGTGGTCGCCGAAACGCCTGCCGGAGAGCCTGTTGCACTACATGCGCACGCGTGGCAAGGGCAAGGTCATCTTCGCCTCCGACTTTCCGGTGCTGCGGATGGAGCGGGTGGTGCCGGAGGCGCTGGCCCTCGATCTTCCCGCCGACGTGCTGGACAACTACCTGTTCAACAATGCCGCGGAGTTCTTCTTCGGCGAGCGCTCAGAGAAGGAGAAGTGATGGATCGCTTCGAACTGCGCCGACTGGATTACAGCCTGACCGCGGACCATGTCGATCTGCAGACCGCCTACCGGCAGTTCTTCACGTCGCACTGCGATATTGAGACGGTGCGGGCGGCTGAGCCGAGCGGCTTCGACAAGAGTCTGTGGGAACGGTTGTGCGCCATGGGGGCCACCACGATGGCGCTGCCCGAGTCCGTCGGAGGCGATGGTGCCACCCTTGTCGATCTCACCCTGGTGGCCGAGGAGATCGGACGGGCGCTGGCGCCGGTGCCGTGGATCGATCATGTGGTCGCGTCCCGGCTCCTGGCGCGGTTGGGAGCGCTGGATTCGCAGGAGATCGTGCAGGGAACGCAGCTTGTCGCGTTCGACCCGCAGCAGGTCGCGCCGTCGGGCGCCCGGCTGATCCCGGCCGGATCCCTCGCTGACCGGGTGATCGCCCGTGACGGCGAAGAAGATGGAGCGATCGTGCTCCTCCAGTTCTCGAGTCTGCCGGCCAAGGTGGACAACATCGGCAAGTTGCCGATGGCGTGGGTGGACCCGGCCGGTGCGGACAACCGGGTGGTACTTGCCAGCGGTGACACCGCCGTCGTCGAATACCAACGCGCACTGGATGAATGGCGTCTGCTCACCGCGTCGGCATTGGTCGGCCTGGTCGAGGAGACCATGACCATCGCCGCGGAGTTCGCCAAGTCCCGCCACACCCTGGGTGTGCCGATCGGGACGCTGCAGGGGATCTCGCACCCGCTGGCCAATATCGCGATCACCGTGCAGAGCGGTCGTGGTCTGGCCCGGCGGGCCGCGTGGTTCCTGGACAACGAGCCGGCCGAACGGCCCGAACTGGCACCGTCTGCATTCGTGTTCATGGCCGAGGAGGCCGCCAAGGCCGCCACCATGGCCGTGCACATACAAGGTGGGCTTGGCGTGTCGGCCGAGGCCGCGGCCACCGCCTACCTGGTCCGCGCCCGAGGCTGGGCGCTGGCCGGCGGTGACCCAGGCGCCACGGCGATACACATCGCCCAGATCGTCGCGGCCCGCGAGAGCCGTTCGGTCCAGAAGAAAGAGGATTAGGCATGGATTTCTCCCGAGTTGAACTATCCGCCGAGGACGAGGCCTTTCGCACCGAGGTGCGCGAGTTCCTGGCTGCCGTGGTGACCGAGGACGTCATCCGTCGCGACCGGGAGACCGGTGACAACTTCGACGAGGGTGTGCATCTGGCCCTCGCCGCCGCCGGGTATCTGGAAAAGGAATGGAAGACCGAAGCCGACGGCGGCTTCAGCCGGGTGCAGTCACGCATCTGGCAGTTGGAGAAGCGCCGTGCCGAGGTGCCGTGGGTGACATGGGGAACCACCTCGATGGTGGCTCGGTCGGTGGCGAAATTCGCCCAGCCCGAGATCCGTGACGACGTGCTGCGTGGGGTGTTCGACGGCACGGTGCGACTGTGCCTGGGCTACACCGAACCGGAGGGCGGCTCCGACGTCGCCACGTGCAAGACCCGCGCGGTGCGCGATGGATCAGCGTGGATCATCAACGGATCCAAGATGTTCACCACCGGGGCGCACAACTGCAAGTACGTCTTCCTGATCACCAACACCGACCCCGACGCACCGAAACACAAGAGCCTCACCATGTTTCTGGTGCCCCTGGATCTGCCGGGTATCGAGATCCAGGGCATCCGCACCGTCGACGGCGACCGGACCAACATCGTGTACTACTCGGATGTCCGCGTCGACGACAAGTACCGCATGGGCGAGGTCAATGGCGGCTGGACGGTCGTGCGTGAACCCCTGGACGCCGAGCACGGCGCGGTCGCGGCCGCCGATGACGGGCTGGCCGATGTGTCGATCATGATGCACCAGGCCGGATTCATGGTGGAGGCCGCCGACAACATCGCCGCCCTGGTGGGGTCGCGGGCCACGCAGGACACCTCGGTCGGTTATCGGCTGGGCCGCAGCATCGCTCGGATCGAGGCGTCGCTGTCCGCGTCCAGCATCTTCGGACGGGTCGCGCTGGCGCAGACCATGCGGGATGTGGCACCTGATCTGATGGATATCGCCGGACCGGCTGCCGCACTGCCCATCGGAGCCGAGGGCGGGCTGGACGACCGCAGCGAGTACGTGTACCGCTTCGCGCCGTTGGTGGGGATCTACGGCGGGACGCTCGAGGTCTTCCGCAATATGATCGCCCAGCACGTACTGGGGCTGGGTAAGCCGGCCTACGCGCCGCCGCGCCAGAAGGTCTCCTGACGACCTGTCAGTCGGTCGAGTTGTCCCGCCCCGACCGCGCGGCCCGGCGTTGCATCTCGGCGCGCTCCCGGCACCGCCGGCGGAATTCTTCTTCCGCACCCGGATCGGTGATCAGCTCGTCGGGTGCACTCCGATCGGGCGATGGACGCCCCGCGATACACCACGCGAGCGCGCCTGCCACCGGAATGAGGGCGACCAGCAATGTCCACTGGGCGCGGGGGAGTCCGCGGATGCGCGCTTCGTCAGCGCGGGCGATATCGACGATGGCGATCACCATGAGCGCGGTGACCAGCAATCCCAGGTAGGGCACGGGCAGTGGTCCTCTCGTAGGCCGGCGGTCAGTGGCGTGATCGACGGGATGGCGCAACGATGGGCCGACTCATATGCTGCGAATCTAGCAAACGCGGCGCGGGCGCGCGCCGCAGGACGGCCTGACCTGCGCGGATGTCACCCCTGGTCGGATGCCGGTGGTGGTGGTGCGAAGGGTGGGTACCACCACCATTGGGCGCGTTCGCCGGTCGGTCCGGGGTAGGGCGGGACCACGGGTGCCGGTGTGGTGGGTGGGCGGGCCAAGGCGCCGCCGTCGAGTTTTCGGCCGTCGCTGTCGGTGACGACCAGCCGGTCCGCGGGGCCGGTGAGGGTGAGGCCGCCGCGGTGATGCAGGCGGTGGTGGAACGGGCAGAGCAGCACCAGGTTGGACAGTTCGGTGGGGCCGCCGTCTTCCCAATGCTGGAGGTGGTGGGCGTGCAGTCCGCGGGTGGCAGCGCAGCCGGGCACCACACAGCAGCGGTCGCGGTGCTCCAGGGCGCGGCGCAGCCGGCGGCTGATGGTGCGGGTGGACCGGCCAGCGCCGATCGGTTGGCCGTGGCGTGCGAACCAGACCTCGCAGGTGGCATCGCAGAGCAGGTAGCGCCGTTCGCCCTCGGACAGGAGCGGGCCCAGGTGTAGTGCGGCGGCGGGCTTGTCGAGGTCGAGGTGCACGACCACGGTGGTGTGCTGGCCGTGTGGGCGCCGGGCCACGTCGGTGTCCCAGCCGGCCTCGACCAGGCTCATGAACGCATCCACCCGAGTCGGGAACGGAGTGCTGTCTTCGGTGTCGGCGGGGTGTTCGGCGATCAACGCGTCGTGGTGGGACTGCACGGCCGCATCGAATGTCGCGGCGTCCAGACGGGGTAGCCGGATCCGGTAGGTGGTGTACCGGTCCCCGGTGGAGGTTTTCGTGACCTCCGGTCCTGATTCGGGCGGTGGCTCGGGATCGGGTCGCGGTGCCATCGTGATTGCGGTGCGCAGCTGGCTGACGGTGGCCACCGCAGCGAGTTCGGCGTAGTGCTCATCGGAGCCCTCGGCGGCACGTTCGGCGATCACCCCGACCTGATCCAGCGACAACCGCCCCTCACGCAGGGCTTCGGCGCAGCGCGGGAACTCCTGCAACCGTCGTGCCACCGCGACGACGGTCTCGGCGTTACGCGGGGCGACCCCGGTTTTCCACGCCACCAACGCCGACAGGGAACGGACACCGGTCAGGCCACATAGCTCCTCGCGCTCCAACTCGGCCACGATCTGCACCAGGCGCCCGTCGATCGCGTTGCGCTGCCCGCACAACTCGGCGATCTCGTCGAACAACACCTCCAGCCGCTGTCCGGCGGCCAAAGATGTTGCGGTACCGGACATGAACCCATCATCACAGAGGGTACCGACAAGTGGGAGCTAGGGAAGTACTCTGACCGGCACGTGGCTCCATCCCGCGACGTTCTGCATGTTGACGCGTTTGCATCCGGTCCAGTCGACCTCGTACTGCGGCATGAAGTCCAGCATCCGCTCGAGTGCCACCACGCTCTCCATCCGGGCCAGCGCCGCCCCCAAACAGCTGTGGATTCCGTAGCCGAACCCGAGATTCTGTGCCTGGGTGCGGTCACGCGTGATGTCGAATCGGTCGGGATCTATCCAGGCCTGGGGATCTCGATTGGCCGAGCCGCCCAGCAGGAAGACCGGTTTGCCCGCGGGAATGGTCACGCCGTGCAGCGTGACGTCCCGAAGCGCCCGGCGGACGTTGTACTGTGCGGGTGCTTCGAGGCGCAACAGCTCTTCCACCGCGAGCGGGATCTTGCTGCGGTCGTCGAGCAGCTTCTGCCATTGATCCGGGTTCTGCGCAAATACGACGGCCGCGTTCCCGAGCAATTTGGTGACG includes:
- a CDS encoding SDR family NAD(P)-dependent oxidoreductase, which translates into the protein MDLGFDGASAVVVGGGRGMGLATARCLAQDGAKVAIVGRSRDVLDAAARELTRLGSPDAVGVVADIGDDTDVHRAFDEIGRRWDGTLNALINTVGPAAAGDFEALTDDEWQAAFDAGVMGMVRCVRAALPLLRRAEWARIVNFSAHSTQRQSTRLPAFTAAKAAVNSVSKNLSLLLAKDEIMVNVLSPGSISSEALLHWADSVGIDGTDPYRLMSAIDEHFGHPAHLPRAGLPDEIGPVAAFLASKRNSYMTGANVNVDGGSDFV
- a CDS encoding enoyl-CoA hydratase; amino-acid sequence: MASETSHSDAVLYEVTDTGVAVITLNRPERLNSWGADISAGVYARFDRAEADPAVRVIVLTGTGRGFCAGAHMGAMQDLGASISGDTDVSKIVGERHPHFLTALRKPVIAAINGACVGIGLTHALMCDVRFAASGAKFATAFPRRGLIGEYGITWILPRLAGWGAAADLLLSGRTFYSEEAQRLGLVKEVVAPQDLLKRALEYAEDLARNCSPASMAVIKAQLYGDATDEVVNVSSRAETLMHESMVRPDLVEGITAFFEKRPPNFPPLA
- a CDS encoding amidohydrolase family protein, translated to MTDTPERLPYLAVDVDNHYYEPIDAFTRHLPKEFRSRGVQMVQDGKRTLAVFGGTVNHFIPNPTFDPIIEPGCLDLLFRGEIPEGVDPASLMKVDRLADHPEYQNRDARLTVLDRQHLETVFMLPTFACGVEEGLKHDIEATMASVHAFNLWLDEDWGFERPDGRFVSAPIISLADPVKAVAEVEFVIGRGAKLVCVRPAPVPGEVRPRSLGDPAHDPVWARLAEAGVVVVFHLSDSGYMAIPALWGGSGVFQGFGKRDPLDMVIMDDRAIHDTMASMIVHQVFTRHPKLKVASIENGSYFVYRLIKRLKKAANNAPYHFKEDPVEQLRNNVWIAPYYEDDVKLLAATIGVDKILFGSDWPHGEGLADPTTFTADIPQFPEFSLEDTRKVMRDNALELLGDLHRIAPGVAHLTVPA
- a CDS encoding acyl-CoA synthetase produces the protein MPEWTIGAVIDAIADAVPDCEMTVCGSRRTTFADGADRTRRLANFLAANGLGAHTERGELNRWECGQDRVALLMHNDLYPEMVIGALKARTVPVNVNYYYSPGEVADLLAYLAPRAVIYHRSLGARFASVLRDAARSGDLLISVDDGEGPELAGSISLDDALAQGDSDCVGPVSPDDLLMICTGGTTGRPKGVLWRQGDIYVSSMNGADHDAVEEIHTKVTQAGPPWFAVSPLMHAAGMWTAFSGLLSGQTVVLHDTKPKFDPRTVLATAERERIGLMTLVGDAYAAPLVEELTRRSYDLSSMFAIGTGGAATNPTHQRALLEHIPQITIINGFGSSETGNMGFGHTRRETPTADTFQLRAGGLVLAEDYSRFLTPGEPEVGWVARNGRIPLGYFNDAAATARTFPEVAGQRVVVSGDRAALEPDGSLRLYGRDSLVVNTGGEKVFVEEVEEVLRAHPGVADALVVGRPSERWGQEVVGIVSVRPRTEVGTEELREHCATRLARFKIPKDVLYVDQIRRLGNGKADYRWAKECAVEGVKA
- a CDS encoding amidohydrolase family protein is translated as MTSSARPVIDCLANVHFGETENQPAFMTKVRDDYFKGPKSMYDPIDLAELLDEMDTHGVRRAILMDSLAKPSVTARKFVDAHPDRFALAMGGVNLLRPIPSLRELAAIANDLPVAYAVVGPSFWGDGQYPPSDAVYYPLYTKCAEWELPLCVNTGIPGPPIPGEVQNPIHLDRVCVRFPELKLCMIHGADPWWDIAIRMLMKYQNLRLMTSAWSPKRLPESLLHYMRTRGKGKVIFASDFPVLRMERVVPEALALDLPADVLDNYLFNNAAEFFFGERSEKEK
- a CDS encoding acyl-CoA dehydrogenase family protein, which gives rise to MDRFELRRLDYSLTADHVDLQTAYRQFFTSHCDIETVRAAEPSGFDKSLWERLCAMGATTMALPESVGGDGATLVDLTLVAEEIGRALAPVPWIDHVVASRLLARLGALDSQEIVQGTQLVAFDPQQVAPSGARLIPAGSLADRVIARDGEEDGAIVLLQFSSLPAKVDNIGKLPMAWVDPAGADNRVVLASGDTAVVEYQRALDEWRLLTASALVGLVEETMTIAAEFAKSRHTLGVPIGTLQGISHPLANIAITVQSGRGLARRAAWFLDNEPAERPELAPSAFVFMAEEAAKAATMAVHIQGGLGVSAEAAATAYLVRARGWALAGGDPGATAIHIAQIVAARESRSVQKKED
- a CDS encoding acyl-CoA dehydrogenase family protein, which encodes MDFSRVELSAEDEAFRTEVREFLAAVVTEDVIRRDRETGDNFDEGVHLALAAAGYLEKEWKTEADGGFSRVQSRIWQLEKRRAEVPWVTWGTTSMVARSVAKFAQPEIRDDVLRGVFDGTVRLCLGYTEPEGGSDVATCKTRAVRDGSAWIINGSKMFTTGAHNCKYVFLITNTDPDAPKHKSLTMFLVPLDLPGIEIQGIRTVDGDRTNIVYYSDVRVDDKYRMGEVNGGWTVVREPLDAEHGAVAAADDGLADVSIMMHQAGFMVEAADNIAALVGSRATQDTSVGYRLGRSIARIEASLSASSIFGRVALAQTMRDVAPDLMDIAGPAAALPIGAEGGLDDRSEYVYRFAPLVGIYGGTLEVFRNMIAQHVLGLGKPAYAPPRQKVS
- a CDS encoding PLD nuclease N-terminal domain-containing protein, with the protein product MPYLGLLVTALMVIAIVDIARADEARIRGLPRAQWTLLVALIPVAGALAWCIAGRPSPDRSAPDELITDPGAEEEFRRRCRERAEMQRRAARSGRDNSTD
- a CDS encoding HNH endonuclease signature motif containing protein, producing the protein MSGTATSLAAGQRLEVLFDEIAELCGQRNAIDGRLVQIVAELEREELCGLTGVRSLSALVAWKTGVAPRNAETVVAVARRLQEFPRCAEALREGRLSLDQVGVIAERAAEGSDEHYAELAAVATVSQLRTAITMAPRPDPEPPPESGPEVTKTSTGDRYTTYRIRLPRLDAATFDAAVQSHHDALIAEHPADTEDSTPFPTRVDAFMSLVEAGWDTDVARRPHGQHTTVVVHLDLDKPAAALHLGPLLSEGERRYLLCDATCEVWFARHGQPIGAGRSTRTISRRLRRALEHRDRCCVVPGCAATRGLHAHHLQHWEDGGPTELSNLVLLCPFHHRLHHRGGLTLTGPADRLVVTDSDGRKLDGGALARPPTTPAPVVPPYPGPTGERAQWWWYPPFAPPPPASDQG